The following coding sequences are from one Eucalyptus grandis isolate ANBG69807.140 chromosome 11, ASM1654582v1, whole genome shotgun sequence window:
- the LOC104424384 gene encoding uncharacterized protein LOC104424384 — translation MGCKIHALNSPILCKFPTIKARVAPKSISFVSCSSYAQNDGELASTAAATQVPLSRPNAYRVDFKTLGACKLGISRYPDFEYNAQGGTGRGQGSVASNGDLTREILVSFDLDTLYIPSLTSATTKFLGLPLPPFLKIDIAPQLFEGKICEESGKVNLQFKAKFCFSVGSLYRAPPLIVETVLTSEESKGTVRGGRGERLDEEGNCRLVGVASVDPIDDFLMNSFLGLPTECLADLNAVISLSSSS, via the exons ATGGGTTGCAAGATCCATGCCTTGAACTCCCCAATCCTGTGCAAATTCCCAACGATAAAAGCAAGAGTCGCTCCAAAATCCATCTCCTTCGTTTCTTGTTCTTCCTACGCTCAGAATGATGGAGAACTCGCTTCGACAGCCGCAGCCACTCAAGTCCCACTCTCCAGGCCTAATGCTTACAGAGTGGACTTCAAGACCCTCGGGGCGTGCAAGCTCGGCATCTCCAGATATCCTGATTTCGAGTACAATGCTCAAGGAGGTACCGGACGTGGGCAAGGTTCAGTGGCTTCGAACGGGGACCTGACCCGAGAAATATTGGTGTCCTTCGACCTCGACACGCTTTATATCCCGTCACTGACGAGCGCGACTACTAAATTCTTAGGATTGCCATTGCCACCTTTCCTGAAGATAGACATTGCTCCACAGCTGTTTGAAGGCAAGATTTGCGAAGAATCCGGCAAG GTCAATCTTCAATTCAAGGCTAAGTTTTGCTTCTCGGTCGGAAGCCTTTACAGAGCCCCGCCGCTGATCGTGGAGACCGTGTTGACATCGGAGGAATCGAAGGGGACCGTGAGAGGCGGCCGAGGAGAGAGATTGGACGAGGAAGGGAATTGTAGATTGGTGGGAGTGGCAAGCGTTGATCCCATTGATGACTTCTTGATGAACTCCTTCCTAGGACTTCCCACCGAGTGCCTTGCCGACCTCAATGCTGTCATATCTCTCTCTAGTTCATCATAG
- the LOC104424385 gene encoding post-GPI attachment to proteins factor 3: MGPSRALLLFAALSSLVAALDASAGDADPIYRSCVEKCESSGCVGDKCFQHCKFSSDGKPIDGPWYLQEPLYLRWKHWDCQSDCRYQCMLVREEERQKLGHEPVKYHGKWPFKRVYGFQEPVSVAFSALNLAVHFHGWLSFFILMYYKLPVRPDKRTYYEYTSLWHVYGLLSMNSWFWSSVFHSRDVDFTEKLDYSSAVALLGFSLILAVLRAFNVRDEAARVMVAAPLIAFVTTHILYLNFYKLDYGLNMKVCVAMGIGQLLLWAVWAGVTRHPSRWKLWVVVVGGAAAMLLEIYDFPPYLGYVDAHALWHATTIPLTYLWWSFIRDDADFMTTTLLKKKK, from the exons ATGGGTCCCTCTCGCGCGCTCCTGCTCTTCGCCGCGCTCTCCTCTCTCGTCGCCGCCCTCGACGCCAGCGCCGGCGACGCCGATCCGATTTACAG GTCTTGCGTAGAAAAGTGTGAAAGTTCTGGGTGTGTGGGAGACAAGTGCTTCCAACATTGTAAATTTTCTTCTGATGGGAAACCTATTGATGGTCCTTGGTATTTGCAAGAACCACTTTACCTTAGATGGAAACACTGGGACTGCCAGAGTGATTGCCGGTATCAGTGTATGCTTGTGAGGGAAGAGGAAAGACAGAAACTTGGCCATGAACCTGTTAAATATCATGGGAAATGGCCGTTCAAGCGTGTCTATGGATTTCAG GAACCTGTCTCCGTTGCTTTTTCTGCACTTAATCTTGCAGTGCACTTTCATGGGTGGCTATCCTTTTTCATCCTTATGTACTACAAGTTACCCGTGAGACCAGATAAGAGAACTTACTATGAATATACGAGCTTGTGGCATGTCTATGGTCTCTTGTCCATGAATTCCTGGTTCTGGAGTTCTGTATTTCACAGTCG AGATGTGGACTTCACGGAAAAGCTGGATTATTCATCTGCTGTTGCATTACTCGGGTTTTCTCTCATATTGGCAGTACTGCGAGCATTTAATGTGAGAGACGAGGCTGCTAGGGTCATGGTTGCAGCTCCTCTTATTGCATTTGTGACCACACATATCTTGTATCTCAACTTCTATAAGCTTGATTATG GTCTGAACATGAAAGTGTGTGTTGCGATGGGCATAGGTCAGCTTCTTTTATGGGCAGTATGGGCGGGTGTCACTCGGCATCCATCGCGCTGGAAATTGTGGGTGGTGGTTGTGGGTGGAGCTGCAGCAATGCTGTTGGAGATCTATGACTTCCCACCTTACCTGGGATATGTAGATGCCCATGCATTATGGCATGCCACTACCATTCCTCTGACATATTTGTGGTGGAGCTTTATTAGAGATGATGCTGACTTTATGACAACGACCCtgctcaagaagaagaaatag
- the LOC104426956 gene encoding ethylene-responsive transcription factor ERF025-like encodes MDQHSPPPGTSSSAVDHPPVSRRHPEYRGIRSRGRKWVSEIREPRQVTRIWLGTYPTAEMAAAAYDVAALALKGPGALLNFPSSALTYPIPPSRLPTDIRAAASRAAASRLPRRDLDMDSNECVATSGQEFIDEDTILNMPKLLADMAEGMLMRPPTPQESPEYLSEESLWNDP; translated from the coding sequence ATGGATCAGCACTCCCCACCGCCGGGCACTTCCAGCTCGGCTGTTGATCATCCTCCGGTCTCCAGGAGACACCCGGAGTACCGTGGAATTCGGTCTCGCGGCAGGAAATGGGTGTCTGAGATACGGGAGCCACGACAAGTCACGCGCATTTGGCTCGGTACTTACCCGACCGCTGAGATGGCCGCAGCTGCTTATGACGTTGCGGCCCTTGCCCTGAAAGGCCCTGGTGCCCTCCTGAACTTCCCTAGCTCGGCCCTCACGTACCCCATTCCACCTTCCAGATTGCCAACCGACATACGCGCTGCCGCATCGAGGGCAGCAGCTTCAAGGCTTCCAAGGCGGGATCTTGACATGGACTCGAACGAGTGCGTGGCAACTTCGGGGCAAGAATTCATCGACGAGGACACCATTTTGAACATGCCGAAGCTGTTGGCCGACATGGCGGAGGGGATGCTCATGAGGCCGCCAACACCGCAGGAATCACCGGAATATCTCAGTGAAGAAAGCCTGTGGAATGATCCGTGA